From the genome of Acidimicrobiia bacterium:
TGGCCATGCGGTAACCGCCGATTTCGTAAGGGTTGACCACCCGGTCGGCGCCCACCTGATGCAGTTTGGCGATGCTTTCTGACTCGTCAGCTCGAGACACAATAAAGAGAGCAGGGTTGAGGTCACGGGCGCTCAGGGTGACGTAGAGGTTGTCAACGCTGGACCCTAAAGCAATGACCAAGGTGGTGGCTCTGTCTATGCCAGCCAGGCGCAATACGTCATCGCTGGTGGCGTCACCAGAAACGTAGGAGCCTCCATGAGTTATGAGGCGGCCTTCATCAAGGTCAATAGATACTACTTCTTGGCCTACCGACTGAACGAAAGAAGTGATGGCTCGACCCACACGACCCATGCCGCACACGATGAGGTGGCCTTCCATGGCATCAATATTTTTTTGCATGCGGTACCTCCGGTACTGGCCGCTGATGCGGCCTTCGACAACGCTTTCAATGACTGCGGTTGCTCCATAGAGCATGGTTCCGGTGCCGGAAAGAATCAACACCGAGGTAAATATTTTCCAAGTGTTGCTGGGTTCACCGACGGTTATTTCACGAAACCCAACGGTGGAGATAGTGGTGATGGTTTGGTAAACCGCATCAATGGTACTGAGCCCCAATAAGACGTAGCCCGCTGAGCCGGCAGCAATTACGGCCACCAACAAGCCAGCAGCATTACCTACCCGTCCTCGGGGTGCGGGGCGAAACCTATAGATCATGGTTGCAGGATACGCCGAGAGTTCTTGGCCCGGCGAGACACGCACTATGGTGCACAGAAATTAACCAAAAAGGGGGTCGTATGCAAGTGGGATTTATTGGTTTAGGAAATGTGGGAGCCAAACTTGCAGGGAGTCTGGTCCGCAATGGGTTTGACGTTGTGGTGCGAGACCTAAACCTTGCCGCGGCACAGCCGCTTTTGCAGGCTGGCGCCCTTTGGGCGGACTCTCCCAGAGAGGTAGCACAGCAATGTCAGGTGGTTATTACTTGTCTGCCTTCCCCGGCCATTTGTGCCGAGGTTATGGAAGGCGCCGAGGGGGTTTTGTCTGGCCTGGGCCAAGGGAAACTCTGGCTTGAGATGTCCACGACCGACCAAACCGAAGTGCAGCGCCTGGGAGCGTTGGTCGAAGATTTAGGGGCGTCAGCTTTGGATTGCCCAGTCTCGGGGGGCTGCCACCGGGCCGCTACCGGAAACATCGCTATTTTGGCGGGAGGAGAACGTGCGGCTTTCGAACAGGCTCTGCCGGTATTGGTGGCCATGGGTCGACAGGTTCTGCATACCGGAGTATTGGGAAGTGCCTCTGTGTTGAAGGTTATGACCAACTTTTTGGCGACCGCTAATTTGGTGAGCCTTAGCGAAGCATTGGCTACTTCTGCGGCCGCCGGGCTAAACCTCAATGTGGCCTATGAGGCGATTCGGATTTCTTCGGGTAATTCTTTTGTCCACGAAACAGAAAGTCAGGTCATTTTGAATGGAAGTCGTGACATTAATTTTACTATGGGGTTAGTGGCTAAAGACATTGGGCTTTTTGATCAGATAGCGCAAAAATATGAGGTGCCGCTAGAACTCTCTCCACTTTTGGTACAGATTTTTGAAGATGGGCGAAAGCGTTACGGGGACGATGAATGGTCGCCAAATATTGTGCGTCGTTTAGAAGAAGCCGCGGGGGTCGAAGTGAGAGCACCGGGGTTCCCAGCACAGATGATTGACGACCAGCCTGAAGCGCCGGGCGTTGAAATTCGCTTACCGGATCACTTTTAGATAATCGGGTCGGCCGAGTCTCGACCGTGCAGGGGAGCAAAAAAGCGCAAATTGTTTTCTAAAAGGTCAAACACCGTGGCGTCGGTGGGTGGAAGTTCGCCTTGGTGGGTGCCCACCGGTTCGGTGCGTTGTCCCCAGCGCATGATCAGCGTGCCCCAAGTAATGCCTCCACCAAAAGCAGGGAAAGCCACAATGTCGCCGGGGTGGAGGCGCCCGGCCGCTGCGGCATCTGAAATAGCCATGGGGATAGAAGCCGCGGCGGTGTTCCCTAAGTTCTCTATGTTGGTAAATACTTTTTCAGGGGGGATCCCCATACGGCGAGTGGCGGCGTCAATGATCCGTGCGTTGGCTTGATGAGGAATTACCAAGTCCACATCATCTACGGTAAGGCCGGCACGTTCTAGGGTTTTTTCTGTTGAAGCAGCCATGCCTTTTACGGCCATCTTGAAAATGGGTTGGCCTTCGAAATAGAGGCGGACGTCCTCAATGGGGCGGGCCTCATAAGGTTCACCGCGTGTACCTAACGAAGGAAACACCATAGTGTAACCCATGCTTCCGTCAGCCCCGAGGTCCACCGCTAACACTCCGGCGTCGCCTTCGGTTGCTTCGTAGACGGCGGCACCGGCGCCATCGCCAAACAAGATGGCCGTGGAGCGGTCGCGATAGTCCATGGCGATGTGAAGTTTTTCGGCTCCGATGACCAAAACTTTTTTAACGAAACCAGATTCGATCATCCCGGTGATGTTGGCCGTGGCGTAAACAAACCCGCTGCAAGCAGCGTTGAGGTCGAAAGTGCCGGCGTTGACGGCGCCCAGGCGATCTTGGATCATGGCGGCCACGCTGGGGCATAAAAGCTCCGGGGTGGTAGAGGCCACCACAATGAGGTCGAGTTCTTCGGGCTGCAGTCCGGCGCAAGCCAGCGCTCGCCGAGCCGCTAACTCAGCAAGGTCGGTGCCTTCGACGTGTGAGATGCGGCGGCTTTTGATACCGGTGCGTTCAAAGATCCATTGGTCATTGGTGTCCATGACCTTTTCGAGGTCCTGATTGGTGAGCTCTACGGGGGGAACACATTTGCCCCATCCGGTTATGACTGCTTTTGGCGACACGTTGAGGTTCCCTCCAGGAAAGTGATGGCTCTTTTTTAGCAGATTATGAGGGCAAGAGGTTAACCCTGCAGGTTTACTCTTTCAACTCCGATGCTGGTGGAGTCACCGTGCCCGGTATGAACGGTCGTTTGGGGGTGCAGTACAAAGAGTTTCGTTTGGATGCTTTCGACGAGCAGATCCAAACTAGAAAACGATCGTCCGGTAGCACCAGGACCACCATTAAATAAAGTGTCGCCCGAGAAAAGGGTTTGCAAAGTTGGTACGTGAATGCAGCAACCACCGGGGGAATGTCCGGGAGTATGAAGTATTTCTAGTTCGTCGTCGCCGAGAGAAATTTTTAGACCTTGTTGCAACGGGTCATCAATGCGGCGGTCGGGGTGGACGACGTCCCATAACATGGCGTCGTCAGGGTGAAGCCAAATGGGGGCGCTGGTGGCTTCGGCTAACTCCACGGCGGCGTTTATGTGGTCGTTGTGGCCGTGGGTGCAGAGCACTCCGAGGGTGCGTCGCCCGCCGATGGCTTCAACTATGGGCCGATGGTCGTGCGCAGCGTCAATGACTACGACCTCTTCATCGTTGCCGATGAGCCAAATGTTGTTATCTACGTCAAAGTCTTGGCCGTCTAGTGAAAAAATGCCACTGGTTACGACGTGGTCTATGTGGAGGCCCATAACTATTTGTCCATGACCACAACAGAACGCAGTACTTCGCCTCGTTCCATAGCGTGGAAGGCTTCTTCGACGTCTTCTAAGGCAATGGTTTCCGAGACAAAACGGTCAAGATCAAGGCGACCTTGGAGGTAAAGGTCAACCAGCATGGGAAAATCTCTACTGGGTAAGCAGTCGCCGTACCAAGAAGATTTTAAGGTGCCGCCCCGGCCAAAGACTTCAATGAGGGGGAGTTCGATTTTCATTTCGGGGTTGGGGACACCTACCAAAACGACCGTGCCGGCCAGGTCGCGGGCATAGAAGGCTTGTTCGTAGGTCACGGGAAGCCCCACTGCTTCGATAGCTACGTCTACGCCGTTGCCGCCGGTTAGGGCCCGAATGGCTTCGACGGGGTCTTGGTTGCTGGAGTTAATGGTGTGAGTGGCGCCAAATTCTTTAGCGAGTTCAAGTTTTCGGTCGTCAAGATCTACGGCGATGATGGTGTGGGCGCCCGCTAGGTGGGCGCCGGCGATGGCCGCATCGCCTACTCCGCCGCAACCAAAGACCGCTACCGAGTCGCCGCGCCCGACTTGGCCGGTATTCATGGCAGCGCCCAGCCCAGCCATGATGCCGCAGCCGATGAGGCCGGCCACTTCTGGGCGGGCCGCTGGGTTTACTTTGGTGGCTTGACCAGCGGCCACTAACGTTTTTTCGGCGAAAGCACCGATGCCTAAGGCGGGGGAGAGTTCTTGACCATTGAGGGTCATTTTTTGGGTGGCGTTGGCTGTATTGAAGCAAAGCCAGGGGCGTCCGCGTTCACAGGAGCGGCATTGCCCGCAAACGGCGCGCCAGTTTAAAATAACAAAATCTCCGGGGGCCACGTTGGTGACGCCCTCACCGATTTCTTCGACGAACCCCGCCGCTTCGTGGCCCAACAGAAAAGGGAACTCGTCGTTGATGGCGCCTTCTCGGTAGTGCAGGTCGGTGTGGCACACCCCGCAGGCTTTGACATCAATGAGTACTTCGCCTGGCCCGGGGTCGGGGACTTCGATGGTTTCGATGCTGACCGGTTGTCCTTTAGCGAGGGCAACAACGGCTTTAACGGAATGCGGCATGGGTGACTCTTTCGATGAAGTTTTGGCTGGGGGATGCTTGCTACACCGTAGTGTGCGGGCGCCGGCCGGAGAAAACAAAGGGGAAAACCGCTCACTTGATAATTGGTTGGCCTCGGCAACTAGGGTTTTGTTATGGCAAAAATTCTTATTACAGGTAGCAACAGCGGTTTTGGGTTTCTGTCCGCTCTCACCTTGGCTCGGCGAGGTCACCAGGTGGTGGCCTCTATGAGGAACGTGGCGAGAGGCGGCGAGTTGCAGCGCATCGCTGAGGAAGAAGGGTTGGCGGTTGAGGTTGTGGAACTTGATGTCAACGACTTGGCTTCGGTGGAGCGTTGTTTAGCCGACCCCGGGAGCATTGATGTGTTGATAAACAACGCTGGTTTTGAAGTTGAAGCAGCGATTGAGCAACTTGATGATGCGTTGATGCAACAGCAGTTTGAAACGAATGTGATGGGCCCGTTGCGCACTATGCGGGCTGTGCTGCCGATTTGGAAAGAGCGGCGGAGCGGCGTGGTGATAAACGTAAGTAGCATCGCCGGCCGGGTGGGCTCGCCTTATACCGGTGCCTATTCGGCGTCGAAGTTTGCTTTAGAGGCGCTCAGTGAGTCGCTTAATTTTGAGGTTAGTCAACTGGGTATTCGAGTGCATTTAATTGAACCGGGGCGTTTTGCTACCGATTTTAAAAACAACAAGGTGCGTCCGGATTGTTGGGAAGGTTCAGCACAGCAGCAGCGTTCGCTGGCCTTTCGAGCGGCTTCAAGCAGTTTGGGTGGTTCGGGAGAACCGCCGGACCCACAATTGGTGGCTGATGCTATTGCCCAGGCGGCCATTGATCCGTCTATGCCGTTTCGTACTTTGGTAGGAGACGACGCAAAAATGATTGATGAGTTGAAGTCATCAATGAGTTTCGAAGAGTTTGAGGCCACCATTCGCACTGCCTTGAATTGGCACGACTAAGTAGTTGCAAATCATAAGTGGTGGAGATGGGGGAAACCCTCGTTGTTCTAGTGGGGCGACTTGGTTGCTGATTGATGAAGGTCTGGCAACCCGACACACACTTTCCTTCTTTGCAAGGTTGTGTCAGTCGGTGGTCAGGGTTGGTGCCTTATTCTGCTCGCTCGTTAGTTGTAAGCCAGTGGAGAGCGTCATAGCGCAGACATCTAAATAAGCGGTGATGGCAGGCGTATGAACACGAATAGTGGTAACCCCTATGGAATATCAAAAATGATTTCGGGAGCCACGAGGTCAGTAACAAAATTTACGGCACCGCCTTCAGCATCAAGAGCCTCAAAATGAAGACAATCTGGTCGTGGATACCGATCTGGGTTGTTTTCAACAGTTGGTCCTGTGTCAAGAACATGTACATGCTCTTCTGATTCTGCTATTTCGAATACCAGCAAGTTATAGATATTTATATTTTCACGACTCGGCCAATCTATGCACCATGGCCTCTTTTCACGTTGAGGAGGAGTGAAAAACACCAATGGGGCGTTCGCTGCTCTCGTCTGTTCAACAAGGTCCATATAGGATTCCCGAATCAATCCAATGTTTTCTGGAAAAGTTAGTTTTTCACCTGTACGGATATCTGTGTGATCCTCGAATACTGCTCCATGATCAAAAACTAAAACTAAATTGTAATCGGAGGTGACTAGCGGTCTGCAGGGTTGTTCGAAAGGGCCGAATGTAGTTTCACCATCTTCGAGTTCTATTGTGATCGTTAAAAACTCATGCCACTCCTCGTTCAATAGCGGCCCACACAAAGCAAGTCCGTGTTCTCCGATTTCTCCACCCACCATTTTGATCCAACCATCAAGAGTTGGGCCAAGATTTTGAGCGACAGAGTCGCCTATTACTACGACTTTAGGATTCGTCTTGACATGTATTTTTTCTTGTTCCGGAAGAGAAGTTGTTGGTGGTTCAAATTTTAAAGTCGTTGAAGTAACTGGTGTTTCCTGTTCCAAAGGGATCACTAAAGGGGATGTGGTTGTGGTTGTGGTTGTGGTTGTGGATGTGGTAAGAGCAGCAGCGACAGTATCAGCGATTTGTTGTTGAGAAGTTGGACGCGGCCCGATAACGATCACTGCCACGAGCACTATTGCGCTGACAACTGAAACTAAACCAAGAGTAAAAAGAGGCCGCTTAATTCTTTTCGCTGAACGGATAGGCCATTCCAAAACGTGGTGAGATATCTCTGCAGAGATAAGTGTCAAAGCAACCGCAACAAATGGCGAAACACCAAGTAACTCTAAAAACGGCCAATGAAATAGATAAATAGCGTAACTTCTTTGCCCCAGCCACGCTAGTGGAGCGCTACCAACCAAAACATTAGGTTTTGTTTCGCCGAGACTGTAACCCGTAACGACCATGGCAGCTACAC
Proteins encoded in this window:
- a CDS encoding S-(hydroxymethyl)mycothiol dehydrogenase, coding for MPHSVKAVVALAKGQPVSIETIEVPDPGPGEVLIDVKACGVCHTDLHYREGAINDEFPFLLGHEAAGFVEEIGEGVTNVAPGDFVILNWRAVCGQCRSCERGRPWLCFNTANATQKMTLNGQELSPALGIGAFAEKTLVAAGQATKVNPAARPEVAGLIGCGIMAGLGAAMNTGQVGRGDSVAVFGCGGVGDAAIAGAHLAGAHTIIAVDLDDRKLELAKEFGATHTINSSNQDPVEAIRALTGGNGVDVAIEAVGLPVTYEQAFYARDLAGTVVLVGVPNPEMKIELPLIEVFGRGGTLKSSWYGDCLPSRDFPMLVDLYLQGRLDLDRFVSETIALEDVEEAFHAMERGEVLRSVVVMDK
- a CDS encoding MBL fold metallo-hydrolase, with protein sequence MGLHIDHVVTSGIFSLDGQDFDVDNNIWLIGNDEEVVVIDAAHDHRPIVEAIGGRRTLGVLCTHGHNDHINAAVELAEATSAPIWLHPDDAMLWDVVHPDRRIDDPLQQGLKISLGDDELEILHTPGHSPGGCCIHVPTLQTLFSGDTLFNGGPGATGRSFSSLDLLVESIQTKLFVLHPQTTVHTGHGDSTSIGVERVNLQG
- a CDS encoding ketoacyl-ACP synthase III codes for the protein MSPKAVITGWGKCVPPVELTNQDLEKVMDTNDQWIFERTGIKSRRISHVEGTDLAELAARRALACAGLQPEELDLIVVASTTPELLCPSVAAMIQDRLGAVNAGTFDLNAACSGFVYATANITGMIESGFVKKVLVIGAEKLHIAMDYRDRSTAILFGDGAGAAVYEATEGDAGVLAVDLGADGSMGYTMVFPSLGTRGEPYEARPIEDVRLYFEGQPIFKMAVKGMAASTEKTLERAGLTVDDVDLVIPHQANARIIDAATRRMGIPPEKVFTNIENLGNTAAASIPMAISDAAAAGRLHPGDIVAFPAFGGGITWGTLIMRWGQRTEPVGTHQGELPPTDATVFDLLENNLRFFAPLHGRDSADPII
- a CDS encoding SDR family oxidoreductase → MAKILITGSNSGFGFLSALTLARRGHQVVASMRNVARGGELQRIAEEEGLAVEVVELDVNDLASVERCLADPGSIDVLINNAGFEVEAAIEQLDDALMQQQFETNVMGPLRTMRAVLPIWKERRSGVVINVSSIAGRVGSPYTGAYSASKFALEALSESLNFEVSQLGIRVHLIEPGRFATDFKNNKVRPDCWEGSAQQQRSLAFRAASSSLGGSGEPPDPQLVADAIAQAAIDPSMPFRTLVGDDAKMIDELKSSMSFEEFEATIRTALNWHD
- a CDS encoding potassium channel protein yields the protein MIYRFRPAPRGRVGNAAGLLVAVIAAGSAGYVLLGLSTIDAVYQTITTISTVGFREITVGEPSNTWKIFTSVLILSGTGTMLYGATAVIESVVEGRISGQYRRYRMQKNIDAMEGHLIVCGMGRVGRAITSFVQSVGQEVVSIDLDEGRLITHGGSYVSGDATSDDVLRLAGIDRATTLVIALGSSVDNLYVTLSARDLNPALFIVSRADESESIAKLHQVGADRVVNPYEIGGYRMASLATQPTVADFIDVVVHDGTFEAGMREINIPDDCVLAGKTLDSLDLRKSTGAIVLTVRDSSGQFHTDDLGGRPFEAGDILVAIGSAVSLDQLEELVGC
- a CDS encoding NAD(P)-dependent oxidoreductase, with amino-acid sequence MQVGFIGLGNVGAKLAGSLVRNGFDVVVRDLNLAAAQPLLQAGALWADSPREVAQQCQVVITCLPSPAICAEVMEGAEGVLSGLGQGKLWLEMSTTDQTEVQRLGALVEDLGASALDCPVSGGCHRAATGNIAILAGGERAAFEQALPVLVAMGRQVLHTGVLGSASVLKVMTNFLATANLVSLSEALATSAAAGLNLNVAYEAIRISSGNSFVHETESQVILNGSRDINFTMGLVAKDIGLFDQIAQKYEVPLELSPLLVQIFEDGRKRYGDDEWSPNIVRRLEEAAGVEVRAPGFPAQMIDDQPEAPGVEIRLPDHF